tagcaacattaaaaaaaactcatttttttgtttgaatgctaagtcaacaacaaaaatcaaaatttacGGGAAGGCAGACTTCCTTCAACTATGCAGTTTTGTGGTAGGGGAttatttttggggggtggggtggggaaaaaGTAACACCACCATAGTCCTTCAAACCGGAGAAAGAACTCTATCTGGGATATTCTATCTGGGATATTCATGTGGAGACTGGACAACCTATTAGAGTTGTCACATAACAGGCCcttattaaaaaatactgtaataaacaCACAAGAAAGCAAAATCAGAATATTCCTAGAATGGAAACCAAGATTTAAAAGCTCTATTAACTTTGCATATACCATTTTATAAAACGCAGCCAGTGAGATGTGAGTGGCCTAGGATTGGAAACTACTACTGAAATCTATTCAAGAAActttattatttgcaaataatgcCTATAtcccattttgaattttaatgtttCCCCCATCTTTAATCAATATGGctgaaagagcaaaaataatttttttcttctctacctcTTACCAAAATGTTGGTATATGGAGGTTAAGTAGGCCCCAAAAtaaaactccattaaaaaatgagAGCAGCTCAAGACTTTCTCTAAAAGTATTTTACCTTTAGAAATAGTTAAAGCAGGAGACCACTGTGATCTTAGAATATCGAGACAAATGCTGCCATTACTGTTAATATTTGGATGATAAATTCTTGTTGTAAATGcaacctaaaataaattaaaaaaaaaaaaaaaaaaaaaaaagcttttaggtatttttccaaagtaaaaataaaagcatcctaATCTGAAATAGAAGACTTTTAAAGCAAGGCTTAAAATACTGtcacacaaacacaaaatcaaaAGGCTGAAACCTATTTGTACACAAAAAGactaaaaattacagaaagtGGTTTGTATATTCTGATCAAGATATTTCAGGGGCTCcctttaattaaaatagaaaatataactttGAAGCAAAAATTTTATTATCATGATATGGTGGGATATTCTGAAGGTTAACTTTGGCTTTACCATgtaaaaatgtcaaaaagaacACCATGAAAGGTagtcaacattaaaaaataaaggaacttcAGAATGTAAACCAAAATTACAGATCAACGTATTTAGGGTATCAAGTTACAAAGTTATGTGTGTTAGTCTGCATTTCCACTGtacataaaatacaaatgtgAATGATCACCAAAAGTGTTTCACTTAAAGTAGCCGTTATACTGCACCTATAACAGGACTGCAAAAATGGCTGAAGtgccaatgtttttctttttttaaaaaagattgattgattgattgattcattcattcattcattcatgacagacacagaaagaatgagaagcagagacacaggcagagggagaagcaggctccatgcagggagcccaacacgtgggaatgggtctccaggatcatgccctgggccgaaggcagcgctaaatccctgggccactggagctgccccaatgttgtttttctgttgttattcATATAGGTTGGATTTGTTAATTGCTCTGGACAGTCAAGGACCATATGCTTTTAATAACTGTAAACCAGTCCCCTCCATGCATTAAACTCTAAGTTTTGTTACATTTATTGTTATATATGCAAACATAAACCCCTGAAAAATAACCCATCTAAACCCCAACAAACAGCATAGACTGCAGCAATATTGGCAAATACACACGTAACTAAATACCTGAAGCCTACTATTGCAAAGGTTAAGAAAAATCTATATGAGCATAacaggaaaaactttttttttttccccacataatGTATCACAACCTTGCATCAATGAGGGATAAGTCTGTTCTTATCTGGATTTACAAAGTTCAAATCCAGGTCTAACTGCTCTCTTAACTAGAGGTTAAAAGTCAGCATTCTGTATTGGTGACtcaatacacatatttttaacttaattattcTTATTCACTACAGATACCCCAATTTAGCATTAATTATGTAGAACCTTGATTTCTAACTATACTCCTTTGAAATAAAGCACACATCTATACTAATGGATTTTGGTGAATACTTGCCTTAGGTGGTTTGAAGGGGTAGTCTGTAGGAAAATGAATTGTCAAAAAGAATACACCGCCTTGATATGGGCTGTCATtctgtgaaaagaaaaatttgcttaactctgatatttaaaatatcactgCGAAATAACCCATGTAACATTTCTATTTCCTAAGCATTTCTCGAACATGAACCAAAATTACCTGTTTATACTGCAATAAAGAGTATAAATTATTCCACAGTTCAGTTCGTATTACTAAACTACACAATCAAAATTTACTATAGAACAATGAACCCTTACTTTTACTTAGATCCAATTTTATGTAAGTCATCAAAGAATTGAAAAATTAACCAGAAACTCAAGTGTTCTAGATCTTGATTTTCACAGAGGAAAGTATACTTTGTAATAACGTCTATATATGGCATAtcaaacttgaattttaaaataaggtcttatatttatttcttctgatgataaccacatacacatatatggGCTTTGTACTTAAAACACACCACTCTGATGATCACTTTGGCAAACCAAAATGTTAGCTATTGCAGGTTAACCTTTAACTATCTTCACAGgagaagcaaaacagaaacaaaacaggttTTTAACAAAAGTTTAATTCCCAAATAGCTCATCAAAAATTCTCAgtttttgaaagtttattttttaaatattgtctacacacaacatgggactcaaattcCTGATTCTAAAATTGAGTCACAAGCTTTTCCAACCCAATCAGCCAGGAACTTCtcaaaattctcatttaaaaccatgattttgggatccctgggtggcgcagcggtttgacgcctgcctttggcccagggcgcgatcctggagacccgggatcgagtcccacgtctggctcccggtgcatggagcctgcttctccctctgcctgtgtctctgcctctctctctgtgattatcattaattaaaaaaaaaaaaaaaaaaaattaaaaaaaaaaaaagattaaaaccatgatttttttttttttttttaaagatctgagagagagagaacaggagggaaggacagagggagagtcttaaaCAGACTCTGCTGAACACGGAACCTGACTTCGGGTTCAATTCCAGgtccctgaggtcacaacctgaactgaaaccaagatttggatgcttaactgtgTCCCCCAAGGGACCCCCGaaaccatggaatatttttcttcaaaagcaTACTGAATTTTCCACAACAAATCAATACACAGGATTACTAGATCTGGAAAACAACATATAACATTTTCTCTTCCACttcaacagaaaaatagaaattttcaggCTATAGCACCACTCTTCCTCCTTTGTTGATTATAATTGGAGTATGAAGAACTCTCTTAAATATCACACAAAGTTAGTATGAAGTAGCATTTGGAAAACACTACTTGCTAGAATCTTACATTTTACCAGGAAAAAGACAGAATTGTGTTCCCATTTTacctataaataaaaatgggactTGAAGGAAAAACTTAGGTGGTAGAAGACAGAACCAAGATTGAAACCAgggcttttaaaaacatttttttaaaaaagagtttgagagaaagagacagcacacagaggaggaaggggcagaaggagagggagagggagaagcagactccctgccaagcagggagcccgttgcaggGCTCAGtcacagaaccctgggatcatgaactgagtccaaggcagatgcttaaccaactaagccacccaagtgcccccaaatccAGGTCTTATAAAGATCACTGGTCAACATGGATTAGAGAGTGATGACAAAGGACAGTGACCTTGTCAAAAACTTTCACCTTAAAgttgaagaaaatatgaaaactgcCTATGGATATGCAAAGAAGCCACCTGACAAGGTCTTTGAAAATGTATAGTAACTGAGTTATTACCAACATCCATTTCTCTACATTCAAGAGAGTATGTGTGTAGTGCTAACATGAGCCTTTTACAATGCCCATTCTGGTATCAGCCaagtaaaaatgttttcagatctgaaactttaaaatatagcTCATTTAATTCCCAGCCCTTTGTAAAATAGTTTAATAACACTTGAATTAATCTAACTTCATTCTATAGACCAGGCACATATAAAGGATATAGAGAACAATTTATCTTGATGGGATAATTAACATTCTGGTAAAGAGACATGAAATAAAATGTTGCaagtaagaaaaatgaacaggAGATACCTGCAACTTGAAGGAAAAATGTCAATTTACTGATAAAGTTCAAAGAAACATTCAACTAGTATAATCTGAGTCCTTTTTACTCCAAAGCTCTTTCTTTTCCTATTGTCTAAAAACTTTAATTCAAAAAACAACACTGAAAAGTAGGATattaaaagtacagaaaaaaacaaagcacagaaTATGATCTAAATTTATTAGATTAGCATTATCTTTGTTAACAGCTACATTGACTAGCAATAGATGCTTCAAATGGCATATGCTTTTACAAAATAAACTAATATGGAAAATGTACAATGTACAATAAACAAGTTTAGGGTAAttttaaatagtgaaagtttttaTAAAACCAAATCATGAAGTTCTAAGTTTACATTCCAAGTTTCATATAATCGCAAGTGCTGTATTGGACGGCTTCTGAATAAAGGCAATCTAATGGTaagatttagtttttatttttttttaaagatttattcatttgacagagcaagagagcacaggcaggaagagaagcagaattctcattgaacatggagcccaacgtggggttcgatcccaggattctgggatcatgacttgagctgaaggcatgtGCAtaggactaagccacccaagcaccagGCCCCTAATGCTAAGATTTAGGGAAagtcaaatttccttttttttttttttttaaagattttatttatttattcattcatgagagagagagagagagagagggagaaagcaggctccactccatgcagggagcctaatgtgggactcaatcctaggactccaggatcacgccctggaccgaaggcaagtggtcaaccgctgagccacccagttgtcttGCCAAATTTCATTTGttcaaaaaaagaacatacagaaGGAACAATTCAACCCTACATTCTTTCAACTCAGAGGAAAAGCtggtaaaaatcacaaaatcctGAGGTAACCGAACTATTATATCTAAAAATTGAGGCTCTGTATCAAATTTACTATAAATTGAAAGCAGaactctggtggctcagtgatttagcactgccttcggcccagggcatgatcctgcagacccaggatcaagttccacgtcgggctccctacgtggagcttgcttctccatctgtgtctctctgcctctcctgaataaataaaaaatcttaaaaaaaaaaaaaaaattgaaagcaaacaaaataaagcaaaaaggaaTACTTTGATCAGTCAGTTGACCCAAATCTTAGAAATCCAGAATTTTATTAGATCTCTTCTTTAGAAACCTTCTACACCCTGGTTTTAACTCCCATCAATCCAAAGTCACTCCTTCTCAGTGTCTGTACTCCTCCCCCAGGGCAACCATTAAGTTGCCCAGATCCATCTTCTGCTTTTATCTCCTGACCCATACTTATTTTGGcaactctttaatttttctttagtatAGTTATTAGTTCCAAGACATATATATTCAAAtgcctataaatatttatttctggatGTTTCCTGTGTCCAAAACACAAACCACAAACTCTTCATTAATCAAAGTAGTTATTAATCTTAAAGACCCTTAAAGTTTCTTGAACTAGCtagcttccttcctctcctttatgCCCACTGCCACTACTCTGCGTTCAAGATCTTACCAGTTTTTGTTTATAATTACGGCAATGTCTTACTTCTGGTATTCCTTCCTTCactctttctcttctcatttatcCCCTGCCCCAATGCTGAAATTGTCATAAAATACAAGTTACACCCCTGCTTGAAATCTAGTACAGCTTTCAAGATAAACTGCAAACTCCTAAGGACACAAGGTGCTTTATGATCTCTTTCCCACTAAATACAGTTGGTCTCATCTTCCACCTCGTCTCCTGTATATGTTCTCTTTACtgcacttaaaatatttcacacctcttttttctattatttctttcttctaactTGAAATATTCTTATCTGCATCCTTATCTTCTTCATCTCTAGGACCCTACCTATACTGTAGGATCCATCTCAAGCTTACATGTCCTTAAAAAAGATAATACTGCCTTTCCTTTAGTTCAAAATCCTGTTGTCCTTCTTTTATACCTTTCCGTGCACAGTTATACTATTCAACATGCTTGTaacttatttacttttatttccctcttcctctagACTACAAAGTTCCTTAAAAAGGGAagagtttgggatccctgggtggcgcagcggtttaccgcctgcctttggcccagggtgcgatcctggagacccgggatcggatcccacgtcaggctcccagtgcacggagcctgcttctctctctgcctgtatctctgcctctctctgtctctctctctctctctgtgtgactatcataaataaataaaaattaaaaaaaaaaaataagggaagagtTTTCACGGATCATTAGCCTTTATAGGAACtgacaatacatttaaaattagtTGAAAAAATAACCCTTATGGACCAATAAGACAATACCTATGAACCAGTTAGTTGACTTCAGATGGTTTTTGCAGCTGATTCTGCTCAGACCAAGGCCTAAGGTTACATTGTATTACCCTCAAAATGGTACTTTCTACTATGGCTGTATCATAGTATCAGTGTGGTTCTcctaataatttcaaaatattttcctgcTAGCTCCATCTCCAACTGAAGAAAAATCAAGTGTATAAATATCAGGTAAGGAGTTAATTTCTAATTGCATCGTTAATGGGAACTGCCcttaatacaaaaaaacaaaatcataaaaaccaAAGCTTAAAAACCATATAACCAGCAATGCTATCAATTCCTTCAAAGGTTTAGTTTAGTATTTGTGCTTCCAAAGTATCCTACCTTCAGAAAGAATAAGTCAGTTCAAATAGTTATTAGAAAGAAGCATTTCTGCCTCATAAACTTAATGATTAAGAATATTTCCAGACTACAGTACACTAAATTCAATAGTTAACTCTGTATTAAAACAAATTAGATGCTCCATTTCTTAGTCAGGAACCTTTACTTATGTGGCACTACCAATCACTTTTACTGACCTAGAAGAAGTACTCCAAAGCAAAAGTACGTTTGTAACCATTTATTCTTTCAGCAAATGTGCAAATATATGTGTTGTTATACCACCAATGGCCCTATGTTTTAGCTCATTTATCTGCATGTCACTTACtaacaaaataaagcaattatttatCTAATTGAACTGtgatattttatcataaaaatgcGATCAAAAGCCAAAATAAGAATATGAGGTATTTCATTGATGACTCTATAAGTAAGGGTAATTGTTAACTACTTGCAAGTTCACATCTAAACAGGTGCTTACTTAAAtacagtttttgcttttgttaatcAGAATATTTAAGTAGTTCTGATAAtcaagtatttgtttttaaaagcagaaaacgGTCATTCACAGTTGCTAAAAAAATTTACAAGGAATAGCTATAATCTGAAATAGGtataaaacaagtgaaaaatgttttctgaaaataaaagcaaactaagTAAACAGTTACAAAAAGGTCAGGATAAGCAATCTCCTTTTTATTCTCAGGAAAATTGCTAGCATAAACTACTTACTTATACTTCACTTTCATTTACTGTAAGTATATTCCTTACCTTTTGAAAAGACAGTTCAAAAAAACCGTGAAGTCTCAAAGTCCAGCAGGAAAACATCACACTGGTTTCAAAGAGTTGGTTTATTATGCCCAATTAGAAATCTTGATTACCAACTCTTTAGTGCTTAACACCGACaactaattttttataaataaggcCATCTTGAAAGCACCCTCTGGATCGAAGATGAGCTTTTACTTGGTAGAAATACTAAGGTATTTTACTGAGTACTCTGCTTTGAAAATTGGTAATCtatgagaaaattctaaaaactaTAAATCTAAGTGCCTACAGAAACTAGGTAGGCAAAATTAAGTTGATAGGAATACTATGAGACACAGACTCCATATAAAAAAGGGAGGTAGTTGCTACTCCACCCCAAGCCATTAATGCAGTGCAATGAAGGCCTGGTAGAGGTTTTTATGTGAAGACTGCCAACTTTTAGAATGTTCTGGGGACCAAACTGGGTAAAAGCCACACTAACTATGTGCATTTAAAAGAAGTAACAATTTTGCTACCCAATAATAAAAGGaagcatttttaaagcaaaataaaatttaccacaGCTAAATATCACCCCACTCTACCACCATCACCAAGTTTAACTTAACTGGATTCACAATCTCCTTACCTTTAGGTCCTAACATTTCATAATTACTCTAACTCATCCCTGCTATGATTTCCCATAAAATTTCTCCTACTAAGTGCTTCATTCATGTATCACTTACTTCCCACTTTATCACTGTTTTAATTGCCTGTATTTCCCAGTAGATTTTTAAGTTCCCTAAAGAATGAGAGGGATCATATCTATCCTTAATGGCTGACAACACAGTGGGGTAATCACactaagatagaaaaaaagattagttATCAAAATCTGAACTAcgaaataaatacttattgatcCAACTCATTAACTGGCTAACTTTTCCAAGATCATTTCTCCATTTAGAATGATAGACATCCATTATTGACCATTATCTCACCAAGTACATTATTGACACATGTTGAGATTAAACCACCAAAAGGGAAGGGGGCAGATTAAGACATACATATAATTTAGAATAGAAATCCTCAAGTGCCTTCCAAATCAAAAAACATTAAGTATTGTGCAAGATACAGTCTTACCCCAGGTTGTTTTACTgcgttctaattctgtgaaattcTTAGATGGTATCCATAATTCTGAATATTCAATTATCCAGCATATACAGTTTCTTATCTACCCAGGATAGAAAGGAATTTTGCTGTATTCAAAATATCACTTTCTACctaaaaatattcaagttttGCAAAAAACTAAAGTTCTATAGAGAATCAAGTATCAAAGTAATACAACAAAAACTTAGATTTTCGGCAGCAACAAGAATAAGATCTTTGAGTAACACCATGGAAGAGTTAGTAAGTTAATTGGCTCTATAAAAGAAGCTCTGTGACAATGTTTTACAACATTACTATAAAAGAAAACTAgtataaagtgaaaaaaacattttgataGGTCAGAAATGTTATATTCTAGAACCTGAAATCAGGGACACACAGCAAATGTTAACAAATGACTAATTCATTAAGTTATTGTGCCTTTCAAAAGCAGTACAACCATGGCAATTCCAAAATGGTACTACAATGTAATAAATGTAAGACACGTAAGTGAAATACAACTAGGTcaatactgaatttttaattaaaagcaaaaaattttGATTCTTAATACTTACAGGTCCCATAATTGTGGCTTGCCAATGAAacactaggaaacaaacaaaacaactgtTATCTAAAAATGGACAAGATTGTTTGAAATTAGCTGTTAAAATCAACTTGAGAGTTACTTACTATCATCCCCAACTGGACCTGCAGAACATTGTGCTGGAGGGTCACGGGCCAAATCACTAAGTTCCTagatcaaaacagaaaatcatgGGTTATGtaaccataataaaaaaaacacaagcaagcAGAGGGTCAACTGTTTATTTTCACTCCATCCTTTAAGGAACATACAGAGTTCACATCAATACATtctaataaaagagagaaaacctAAGTAACTATGGTCCAGATCCTGGGACATTAGTAGGCATAGATATAAAAATTTGTTATACCAATAAAAGCtgtccaaaacaaaaaaacttttatcaGATACTTTCATGGCCTAAGAGCTTAGACAAGGCAATTTTCAACATTCATGTTGTTTGCTGAACTTTCTGGACATCTCAGAGGCCCTTGTTTTTACTATCTTAAATCCTGTTATTTCTGAACCACACTATGCACAGACCTCACTTTCCACTTGAAAAATCTCTCATGGGGTGAGGTAAGTATCCTTTTTGGTTTGATCTTATTCCTGCAACACAACCATGTCTTTTATACAATGCTCAGTAAAATTACAACTCTGAAAGTGCCTGATGTTTGCTCTTAGTAAAACAGGCAGTTTCCAAAATTACATATTaccttttatttacaaatatattcttaGCTCTTCCATGACCTGTACATAATATGGATAATATAATAAGAACTGTTTCCTTACGTTTTTAAAGATGATGTAACTGCATCtatatatatgcctatatataaATCTCTATAGGGATTTACAGAACCATGAGGTAATAGTGGGTTTCTAAGAAAAAGGTGGAAATACAAGATACTGCAGGAAGACAACCAGAGCAAAAACTTGCCTCTACCATATGATTGAAATGCACTTCAGGAAATAGCTAATGTTTTAGGAATGCTCAATCTAGATTCATCCcattaagaaacaaacaatgcagaAGAACTGtcctgtggtaatcatttcacaaaatacatatatcaaaatattatgtGGTGTATCTAAGCCAAAAAATGTTACAGgtcaattttatttcaataaaactggggtGTGGAGGGGGGATTGTTCTGATAAACCCTATTAACTTGCATCTGAAACTCATACCATATCTGCTTTTAAGATTATCAAAGCATCCAGAGATACAGGATTCACAACCTTAGGATAATGGAGTATCAGATCATTTATGCTGGTCTTTGTAAATATATACCTTCAAATGttcaacatatttaaaaaatgggagaaaatttatTCCAATTCACCGTTGATCCTCACCAGTAGGAATTACAGAAACTCTTGACTGAAAGTTAAAAACAACTGCTTAAAAGAAACTATGTATGGttttagcttaaaaataaaagcagaaatgaacacCTGTGTATCAAATAATTTTGAACCAGTAATTTTTTGGAAACTATACttctttgaaaatagaaatgtaaaaaaaaaaaaaaaaagaaaaaagaaaaaagaaatgtacttgCAACTTGAATTAATCAACTAGCCATTATCAAGCAAATTACTTTGTCATAGATAGACCAGATGAGTTTTCGTATGATATTTATTTACATCTCATAATCAGCCACTTTTGTTATGATGGAAATCTACTTTGAAACCATCTCAAGATATAAAAATTTTACTGAAGGTAAGAATCAGGTAATCTAAAAGAATTGTAACTAAAATGAACAGAGAATCTCCCATGTCCCAAAGCTTAtacaacaaaatttttttttttttttttttttacaaattcttttGTTTAACTGGCCAACCAAGAAACGATACCAAAAGCTAACTTATTCAGTCTAATTCCCTCTTTCCTTCAGGAACATAGGGTTCAAAAAAAGGCCTATTTTAAGGTTAAAAACTTACCTGTTTCAAACTATCCCCTCCCTCTTTTTCCAGATATTTACCTCTTAGTTTCTTACAGTGATCTACCCCAAATTATGTTACTTGTTTGAAATGCccgaggggaaaaaaaaaaaaaatctagccgttatttttaaataaaaaccaatCCAATGATGGTTGATCTAACAAAATAGCCAAGTGACCTTGAAACAACTTCATTATAAATACAACTGCAGGCATCTCTAAAGTTGATCTAGAATACATAATATCCTGTTTGAAAATCACACGTTTTAATTATGAAGAATCTAAGAAATGATTTCTTATAGAAGAAAAGTTTTCAGGCACAGTATTTATAAATCATTAAAACCTTTATGTGCTGGCATTATTACTCCAGAGTGAAGGTCTAATTTCAGCTCTTCCCCCCAATAATTTTAGGATCTTGGtctcaaataatttataaatgtcttATTTTCCAAGTTCTCCATGAACAAGACACCTCTGAAGTAATAATCAAAGATCTAAAATTAGGCCAATTACCTTATGTACTAAAATCTACTTTAAATGCAACgttgaaaaaaaatgacaagttaTTTTAAGGATCAAAAATAGgtcttgggatgtctgggtggttcagcggttgagcatctgcctttggctcagggcgtgatcccggagttccaggattaagtcccacatccagctccccaaaggaagcctgcttctccctctgcctctctttctcatgaataagtaaaatctttaaaaaacaaaaaatacgtCTTCTGAATCATGTACCAGCATTCACCTTTAACATAACAAGTAATTCTCATGACATTATTATGCTCGTAGCATAAGCAAATGAGATTATAGAGTGACTTAGCGAGGAAAAATATGAGAGAGCATAGTCACAAGTCATCCTAGACACTTCTATATAGGACATTTTGTCTACTCAATAAACCATCTTACTCTTTCATGAAAATGCTTTCCCTTACTCCAAACATGTGATTGTAGTGTTTAGTTAATGGTGGCTGCTAATCACCCATTACTCAGACAGAGGACTAATCGCAGAATTTTGTTCCTTCAGCCTGTAATTAGCTCAAAGGGTTGGAAAGTAACCCTAAACCAGGACCTGACCTAATCAAGTCCACCCATCTCTGCCTGGTTTTTCAAATTGAAGCTGGAACACTTCTTTCTCTAAATCAGAAGCTGTAAAGATGTGACCAAGAGCTGTTGGCAGGCATGTGCCTTGAAATTACATGGTgaatccaaagaaaaagagaccacATTGGGCAGCAGAGATAATAAGGGCTGACTTGGCATATACACATGCAATTTTAGTCCCTGAGGTTGTAGCTTGCTCTGGGGTTCCTAAAGCTATTTCCTTTGATCGTTAACCACTCCAGTTTCCTTCTAATAAatccaaaggggggaaaaaaacggAAGAGTGAAGAGACCCATTCTAAGTAGAGCTACTACTGGCACCCATATAGACTTTATCCCACCTAAAGCACAATGTAATGCTCAAGTcatgtattttaagaaagaaatctaaatGAAGCAGTCTTAAAATTAAGCTAGAAGGCGCAGTCATGTGTCTTGTCTAACAACTTTTAATCTAATCAGAAACTAGACGTTAATTTAAatccatttctaaaatgaaaagtgTAATATCTGCTATTCAAGTTTCACCATCAAAACATTCATTCACAAGACTGCATTTCTGGCATCAAGCATGTTAGGTTTGAATATACCAAGATAAAACATGAATGCATTCCCCAAAAGActcaatataaaataaagtaggcacaatgcaaaaacaacaaaaaaaaccaaaccacacTTTAGCAGCTTAACatgcttaaaataa
The genomic region above belongs to Canis aureus isolate CA01 chromosome 33, VMU_Caureus_v.1.0, whole genome shotgun sequence and contains:
- the UBE2D3 gene encoding ubiquitin-conjugating enzyme E2 D3 isoform X3; this translates as MFHWQATIMGPNDSPYQGGVFFLTIHFPTDYPFKPPKVAFTTRIYHPNINSNGSICLDILRSQWSPALTISKVLLSICSLLCDPNPDDPLVPEIARIYKTDRDKYNRLAREWTEKYAML
- the UBE2D3 gene encoding ubiquitin-conjugating enzyme E2 D3 isoform X1; the protein is MALKRINKELSDLARDPPAQCSAGPVGDDMFHWQATIMGPNDSPYQGGVFFLTIHFPTDYPFKPPKVAFTTRIYHPNINSNGSICLDILRSQWSPALTISKVLLSICSLLCDPNPDDPLVPEIARIYKTDRDKYNRLAREWTEKYAML
- the UBE2D3 gene encoding ubiquitin-conjugating enzyme E2 D3 isoform X2, translating into MALKRINKELSDLARDPPAQCSAGPVGDDMFHWQATIMGPNDSPYQGGVFFLTIHFPTDYPFKPPKVAFTTRIYHPNINSNGSICLDILRSQWSPALTISKVLLSICSLLCDPNPDDPLVPEIARIYKTDRDKYNRISREWTQKYAM